A genomic stretch from Antarcticibacterium flavum includes:
- a CDS encoding DUF3892 domain-containing protein produces MTGTIRTEIATQQDALTGIEKGEWDFFVKRGLLTVDVIVANSRYGNKYLKTVNDGEEPNNLLSLPECP; encoded by the coding sequence ATCACTGGCACAATTCGAACCGAAATAGCCACCCAGCAAGATGCACTAACCGGGATTGAAAAAGGGGAATGGGATTTTTTTGTAAAGCGAGGCTTGCTAACAGTTGACGTCATTGTGGCTAACAGTCGTTATGGTAATAAATATTTAAAGACGGTTAATGACGGGGAAGAACCTAATAATCTTTTGAGTTTACCTGAGTGCCCGTAA